GTAGATGGCATTGGCTTTCGATCCTTTTGTCTTCACATGCAGACAATGACGTCTTGCCACCCAGTCTCACCCCACTCAAGACTCTTTCTTTTTGGTGTATTTTCACTTTTAATCCCTCAGCAATTACCCGCAAGCAAAGGCAAAGAAAAAGTCCTCTTCTTTTAGGAAAGGAAATTTGCTTTGAGCAATTTTGAAGGAACCCATTCCTTCTATTAATATCTTCTATGCTCACTTTCCCACTTCAACAGCTAATGTATTAGCCAAGCTGTCCCAATAGCACTATGCAATTAAttgacatttttcttttaacacaaagaaaaacaaactcCTCAAATTGGTTTACATTACATGTGTAATGGTTAGAATTTGCACAATTAAAGAACTGCAaagacaataaatttttatcaatattaatagATGGTAGATGAAAACTTTTAAATTCGAAAACTATATAGtcactataaataaaaatattaattaattcatttatgattgaaaatatttattaaaatattaactacACATCATATTATAGAAGCACATAgttattaacttatatttatcaaaatacatattcatatacatttatatattaaaacgtcacataaaattaaaactaatccGCTAATTCCATAAACAATAGTTAGaaacaatatttaaaagttGAATATCAGTGATAGAATCGTCAATAATTCAATTATCGATTTAATTGATTGGACtgctaattaaataaagtctTTGAATtctatcttaaaatatttatagtaagaACAGATTCAAGTAGTCTCTTGTGATTAATGATTATAGTCAAATTAGTTGGTCATATTTGtcaattctaattaaaataataggtTGACCAAAtccattatttttaaagtataaTCATTGAATTgattatgaatttataaatactaatttctcaatattaaattttttttgatatatatatctattttgacagatagatattttaatatatatttttatttttaatacataagatttaaatttatatataatcttataatttttattaattaattaattaatgatctATATTCTAATTGACCAATAATTATAATTCCAAgagataatatattaattatattttaatattatattaactaataaataaattatttaattagatattctaaaaatatttattaattatgttaaaattaattaacatattagttttttaattagatataattttattctataaaatatatttattaataaattaatgtttaagtataaaataatttttaattctaaaaatagtaatatcaattatattaataatattaatttatatttaaaattaattaataatacttttaaaataaatttttacattattatatcaataaaatattaaaatattaagaaactaaaaataacattaaaaaattaatttattgttatttttgaaatattatatataaatattatatttattatttattaaaatttatctatattaattttatagttaaaataataataataactgtaAACgatgaattttgaatttaactaTCAAACCATCTGATTAAtctgatttttaaaatagtaaacaGAAGCTTTATCGCAAATCTGTGTTCCTTAAAACAGTGATTAGATcttcataatataataatattggtAATTTAACAGAGAGACAGAAATCTATAGACGAAAGCAATGGTGGTTTATCCACTTAACCTACCATTTTATGGCATGCGGTTGTTGAGGGACACCATACCTAAAAATGGACAATGTCTCATCCATattgttataaatattacaaatatctttctcataaatataaattatatactaGATTCTCTATTTCAATTTCACACAAACacatagaaaataagaaaagtggGGCCAAGTACCtacacataaatattaattttaaatatttagtattaaatattaaaatattttcatttatatatatataatccaaTACAACTATTTGACACATGAGATTAATTGACACAAAAagaactatttgagaaataaaaaataattttatgctAATAATAAGCTAAAAATACTAAGAAACAAAACAGCTTATTACTTGtttgaagagaaaaagaaaaagagggaaAAGAGCAATGATCTTCCTTTAGGAAATGGTACAGTAGTGTTATTGCAGAAAACTATTTGGGGTCAAAATTATGGAATGGAAGGGTAATAATTGAGCGGCGAAGTGCAAAGTCATTGGTTCAACCTTTTATGGTATGAAGTTGTTGAGTACAGAGTCCAAAGGCTCATTCTACTAGGAAAGCTTGAAACTTGTAGAGACTGAGAGAGAGAACAGAAAAAAGCCATTGCACTTGAACCAAAGGAGTCAAGCTAAAACCACCACTCTGCAAAACCACTTATGCCATTACAGCGCCAGAACACGAAtctcttataaatttatatagtaCGCCTACCTGATTTTTTAATCAACGTACAGTCGCAGCAGCAGCTAGCTAGCCCACCAACTGGCAAATTTAGCCACTGATATCTGGAGGACCCCTAGAACTAGAAACAGAAGCTACTCTTGCCTTGCCGTACTTAGCTGACTCTCTCTCTGTTCAGGGTTTTACGAGATTctgaaaagagaaagagaaagacatGGAAAGatagtttcttatttttctttctttgattaaAAAGCTGTGCGCTATTAGACTCAGTAGTACTCACGTATTCTCGAAGTAGTCAGTATTTGAGGTGAGTTTCATTGCTCTTGTAGTCTTCTAAGAGTTCTTTTGCGGAGAGGGATACTTTCCGTTCTTCTTTTTTGGGGTTTGAATTTGGGGGTTAGATCTCTATAAGTTTTTGGATTTAAGGAAGTGGATTTTGGTTGTGTTTATGTTGTTTGGATCTGATGTTAGGGTTTTTGATTTTCAtgcaaaacaaaataaacccATGTCTCTAATGTCTGATTCATGCAAGATGCGCATTAGCTGGGTCTGGTTGATAGAAGTTTTGGGTAAGGAATAAAAGATAAGGTTTTGGATTTGTATATGTTATCTATATATTTGGATTTTGGATTCTTTATTAAAGATCTTTCCATCTGCATAACAAGCAAACCAACAAACaccgaaaaaaaaaaaaaaacaaaagtttaAGCTATACACTTAGTCAATCTTCCTTTAGTTGTTGTGTTCTTGTCACTTTCTGATTCAACAAAGGAAAGAGTGACAATATGAAGAGGGCTTATTTTGGGTTCTTgaattttccttctttgtttAAAACTCTTAGAGGAGCCTAATTCTTGTTTTCAAGGATCAAACATGGCAAATCGCTGGTGGGCTGGAAATGTTGCCATGAGAGGTGTTGATCCAATATCTTCAGCTTCATCACTTCATCTGAGGAACCCAGAAGAAGTGGAAGCTATTGGATTGAATCGGTTGGGTCCAAGAAGAGAACAACAAGATGTCATCGACACAAACACAAACACCAACAATAACACCAATAGCCCTAAAaccacctccacctccaccaccacccCCACTAAAAACCAAAGCCAAGATGAACAAGAAGACAGTAGAGACAACAACCAAGAATCTGAAGACCATAATTTAGCTCTTGAGACTGTCGAACCAGGCAGCGGCAGCTCATCTCGCAGGCCTCGAGGCAGGCCTCCTGgttcaaaaaataaactaaaaccaCCAATAGTTGTCACCAAAGAAAGCCCTAATGCTCTTCGCAGCCATGTTCTTGAAATCAGCTCTGGAACTGACATAGTAGGAAGCATTTCCAATTTTGCTCAACGCCGCCACCGTGGTGTTTCAATCCTAAGTGGAAGTGGGATAGTTACTAATGTTACTCTTAGGCAACCAGCAGCACCTGGTGGAGTAATTACTCTGCATGGAAGATTTGAGATTTTATCATTATTGGGTTCATTTCTGCCACCCCCATCACCACCAGGAGCGACAACATTGACTGTGTATTTGGCCGGTGGGCAGGGGCAGGTGGTGGGAGGGACAGTGATGGGGCAACTAGTAGCAGCAGGACCTGTAATGGTGATAGCAGCAACATTTACTAATGCTACATTTGAGAGATTACCACTTGAAGAACAAGAGCAGGAAGGTATGCAATTGCAGCAACAGGTGACTTCTGGAACGAATAATAGCAATACTGCTGGTGGTGGCAGCAGCGGCGGCGGTGATGGTAATAATTCAGGATCTCAATCTTCTCAGGCTATGGCTGAGCATGGTTCAATGCCTGTCTATAATTTGCCACCGAATTTGCTACCCAATGGGCAAATGCCACATGAGGTGTTTTGGGGTCCTCCTCCACGTCCACCTCCATCTTTCTgatagagaaagaaatggCTTGGATTAGCTGACTGATATGGCATAAAAGTTCACTGGACATTTTCATGTAAGCATAGCGAGGAAGGTAGGATTCTTTTTGTTGGGTTTAGTACTACTTGGGAAAATTAGCTACCTTTGATACTTAGTTTTTGCTATGTGTTAAAAGCCTATCTGCGTCCTTTACCTCCTTAATCAacctgttttctttttttcctggAAGAATATTgtgttctttttctatatGCTGTAGGAAAAGAAGCATATTCAAGAACTACTCTCAAGTTGGTGCTAATGGAAATTTATGCAGGAGTCACAGAAAGtaactcttcttttttttatctgtTCTATGGTAAGCAAATGTCAAAGCTAGCCATGccattttgctttattttctttaatgaatGATTATGATAGTGTGATGAGACGAATATATGATATTGGATGATcaaaagaatttcaatttaggTGCTCAATATATTAAtgactaaataattttatgtatgaCCACTAAAGCAAAATGATTTTTTGTATGGGAAGGTGGGGTTTGATTCTTCGTCCATACCCTAAAATGGGTCGTTTCAGATTCAATTCTCAAGAGTTGGACAGAACTTTTGAGAGGCatgaatttgaataattatttggTTTTGGGACAGTTTTCCCAAGTTGTGTTGTCTCACTGCAAGTTGATTGAATGCTTTACACCTTAGTATATTTTGagtcatttatatttttgacaCGAGGTGGCCATTCCTGCCAATAATGGCCAGTTTGACTCTGTCCCCTTTATACTACCATCTGAAAGGTATATTAAAGTATTATCCATGAAAggtatatcaaaatattatcCAGCATCTTCTTTAACTGCAGTATGAGCAAATAATATCTAGTGTTCTCATAGTTCCCTATCCTTTCTCCTTAACAGCACAACACATTTTATTCATAGTTAGTAAAGAGGGGTGTGAAGTTGGATACACCCACGAATTTTAACTGTAGTGTTAGCATCTTATGATCTATGTGGATGGTTAAggaattatgaattattatttttagatctATTTTAAGATCTTCCTTTCTGGGTTCAAGCAATTGGATTCAGTTTGTTGACTTTCTTGTTATAAATGTTTGTCTTACATAGCCACGACACGATTGTATTAATGCCAAAATCTCAACAACTTTAGTTTTTCgttattaatgaaattgtCCATTTCCTAGTTTATGCcgtgctatatatatatatatacagtcTTGTTGGTCCAACCAAACATAGGGGATATGATGTCATAACAGTTAGAACTTTGAttcttctttaaatttttgtaattttatgcaACTATTTATTAGATGAACTCGCCCCATAATGCTATGAATTGTTAAATAAGACTCTGAAGGTTTGGTACATAGCTTGCCTTGCAAACCATATCTATGACAATGAAGTTGGATAAAATTTTTGACCAAGTcatatttttgtttcattttttgtCAAAGGTAGTTGATGTAATCACAAATAGTGGCTTTTCAAGATAGTAGATAGATATTGAGGAAATATGAACATGTATTTGCTATCTGTCTCTCTGATATTAGGTTTCTGTATCTGGTCATGAAATCTGACACTAGGACATGctgttattttcttgatttttagaGCTAAAGGGCTAAAGGACAAAGTTGAAATTTGTGCTTGTATTGGTAACTTTGTCTGACAATTTCTAGTGTTTGATTCGGAGGAATTGTGTTGCGGTGGTACGTTGCCAAGGATTAGAAAGTAAGAAGATAAGTTACagattttgttttcttggaGTGAATGGGGCATATGCTGttatttgttgatatatatatatatatatatatatatatatatatatatatttgagtCTGCAGCTCCAGGAGTACTGGATGCTGTGCATTTCTCTATTTTGTACCTTTTCGGATTGCTTACAGTTTATGATTCTTGCATTTGGAGTTTCTATGGCTATTTTCATGGGTTTCAGATTACATTTCTCATTGCTATTTTGAGACCATGCTGCTGTAAAATTGAGAATGGAATCAGCCATTGATATGCTACTTGCTCTTATTAGAGTATGTGTATATATCCCTGTTACCAGTCTGGAGAAAAATTTGGAATGTGGAGTTGAATTTACATAAATTGCATTTGctgtttattcttttcttccatGTTGCAATTACAAAAGGTTATCTATGTTTGTAGTTAACTCTTTCTGGAATGTAAGGATTATCCATGCCTTGTGATTTAGAAAATCTAACCAGCAGCAACCtggaaaatagaaaaataaaacctgAAAGgcttatattaatcaaatagaGATTACAAATTAAAGGTCGTGCACAGCCATAGCTGACTCATGACGAGGCCCTGTCAGGCCATTGAGAACCATGTCATTTACAGCTTTGACGTGATTAtgagaatttctttttaatttataaaatgtcATAATGAAATGTGGGATACATAATAGGTACATAATAGAAGTAATTATTTTGCTACAAAGTAAAAAACACAAATATTCTTTTCACTTAGCTGGCTTTTAAGTGTTATGTTAAATTTtgtagaaaataatgaaaacaataaataactCGTGctattatttagaaaaaggTGTGATAAAGCTAATAAAgtgaattaatatattattaagtcCTATGATAAACTCtttaaaaaatgatgaaaacaataaataacttgtgatattatttagaaaaaggTATGATAAAAGCTAATCAAGTGAATTagcatattattatttttattatttttaattttattttaattttaataatttattaatataattgaataccaaattagctaattatatatacttCTTCTTTatcaactaaatatattatttatattttctctcaaaaagatgttatttttattagacttttaattatttattaaatttaattaacaataCTAACTactatgaaatatatttatataattttgatttgtataaagataattaaaacatatatatcaatccatcaacaatttgaattatttcttaagaatattaacaatctaaattagtaaattaaatataaactaataaattatttaagataatataaattaattatttataattagaaatagatttataatatgacaaaattatacaatagtattacaaaatctaaaattgtatattcatttttattaatctatatatatatactaatttctgagatctaatttttttttacacgtgtgtttaatttttgatatgcaTATTATTTTTGCCACATATGATTCAAgcttatgtataattttatagtttttttttattaatttattgattaataagttacgtttctaattaaaaattgactctaatcctaaaaataacatatttattatattttaatattatgttaactaataaatagtttcttaaatttatcaaaaaaataaatagttttctaatcagataataatattaattttatcctaaaagatgataataataattatattttaatattatattaactaatagatagttttctaattggataatgataataattttatcttaaaaaatagcatattaattatatttaatattatattaactaataaactagtattttaattagataataattctaattttaaaaaataacatcttaaattatatttaataataaattaattttttaattacctattaaaaatttgatattaaaaatagtaatatgaattatagtattaagttatataactaattaataaatatttttaaaataatttttatattattatattaataaaatctttattaaattatatttataaattaaatcttataatcaaaataataataatggtcgTACAAATACATAAGTAAACGATCAGTGTAATTATAATGTACGTGCCGTGGAATGATTGTTAGGGGCAATGGACATTTTTTAACCCATATTTAATGGAAAGGAAATCTGATTCATGTCACTTACCTAAAATAATTGATCTTTaccaaatatattactttacccaaaaagaagaaagtttCAACATTCCAAGATgtaagttaaaagaaaaaagaaaaaaggaaaagaaaaaacatccACTAACTCCCAACATACAAATAcatctgaaaaaaaataaaaatagaaattaacaaataagCATTACCTTACAATTAGAAACAAAGATTCTTCGTGATTTTATATCAttcttgagaaaaaaaaaacccttttcaaccaataaaataaaaaatttaaatgcaaaataaaaagtatatatgtatgtaCCAGTCGAGtgctaaaagaagaaaacctCACTTCAGTCTTCAGGGTTTTACACTATCACAGTATAACACTCCCAAAACCCTCTTTCCCTCGTTTTTCTCTGTTCCTGATCACTGAGATATTTCTGTATCTAACCATCACTTATCAGTTATTTCCCCAACTTTCTTTGGGGCTTGAGGgtaaagcttttttttttttttccctatTTCTGAAAGTTTGGTTCTCAAAATTTGTCtgctttttctttgcttttgatattcttttttagttCTTAGTTACTAATTATCTACTTTGTTTATTCAGGCATTTGTAATGGTTGGCGTCGGAGAAATTAACTCAGCATCAACCCAATTCTTGCAAGTAAgtattttgtattttagtcttttttcttttgtttagtGAAATTCGTGTTCTTTTgtgatttatttcttgttttggtCTCTGGGCTTAAGttatttttggtttttggTAATTGTTTTCTTATCATTTTGGATTGTCATTACAGAACTCCTCTAGGCAAACTCTGCTTTTACAGAGATATTTGTGTATTGATAAAAGAAACCAGTTGCTATGGGGCACGCTTCGTAATTGGAAGTCCCCACTGCATTTTGCTGACAGGAAAGGTGTCTCATTGAGGTGTTGTGCTCAATCAAAGCCTAGAGCTGTAATTTCTGGAGGTGTGACTAGTTCTGTTGATGAACAATCTAGTTTGATTAAAAAGCCTGCTCAAGAAATTGTCCATTTTTATCGTGTTCCATTAATTCAAGAGAGTGCCGCTCTGGACTTACTCAAGTCAGTTCAAACAAAAATCTCCAACGAGATTGTTGGGTTGCAGACTGAGCAGTGTTTTAATGTTGGGCTTCAATCTGAGATTTCTAGTGAGAAGCTTGGAGATCTTAGATGGCTTCTACAGGAAACATATGAGCCAGAGAATTTGGGAACGGAGAGCTTTcttgagaagaaaaagaaagaaggtttGAATACTGTCATAGTTGAGGTTGGGCCTAGGTTGTCTTTTACAACTGCTTGGTCTGCAAATGCAGTTTCAATTTGTCATGCTTGTGGGTTGACAGAAGTGAATAGAATGGAACGGTCTCGGAGGTACTTGCTGTATAGTCGAGGAATCTTGCAAGAAGATCAGATTAATGAGTTTGCTGCCATGGTTCATGATCGGATGACTGAGTGTGCTTATACTCACAAGCTAACATCTTTTGAGACTAGTGTGGTTCCTGAGGAAGTTCGCTTTGTGCCCCTTATGGAAAAAGGAAGGAGGGCTTTGGAAGAGATCAATCAAGAGATGGGATTGGCTTTCGATGAGCAAGATTTACAGTACTATACTAGGCTGTTTAAAGAAGATATCAAGCGGAATCCAACAACTGTGGAATTGTTTGACATTGCTCAATCTAACAGTGAACACAGCAGACACTGGTTTTTTACTGGAAAAATGGTCATTGATGGACAACCCATGGATAGAACTCTTATGCAGATTGTGAAGAGCACTTTGCAGGCTAATCCTAACAATTCAGTAATTGGCTTCAAGGATAATTCTAGTGCTATTAAGGGCTTCACAGTGAAGCAATTGAGGCCTGTTCAGCCTGGTATGACATGTCCACTTACTGCCACTACCCGTGACCTTGATATTCTATTTACAGCTGAGACCCATAATTTCCCTTGTGCTGTAGCACCTTATCCCGGGGCAGAGACTGGGGCTGGAGGCAGAATTAGGGATACCCATGCAACAGGTAGTGG
The nucleotide sequence above comes from Ricinus communis isolate WT05 ecotype wild-type chromosome 6, ASM1957865v1, whole genome shotgun sequence. Encoded proteins:
- the LOC8274861 gene encoding AT-hook motif nuclear-localized protein 15, whose translation is MANRWWAGNVAMRGVDPISSASSLHLRNPEEVEAIGLNRLGPRREQQDVIDTNTNTNNNTNSPKTTSTSTTTPTKNQSQDEQEDSRDNNQESEDHNLALETVEPGSGSSSRRPRGRPPGSKNKLKPPIVVTKESPNALRSHVLEISSGTDIVGSISNFAQRRHRGVSILSGSGIVTNVTLRQPAAPGGVITLHGRFEILSLLGSFLPPPSPPGATTLTVYLAGGQGQVVGGTVMGQLVAAGPVMVIAATFTNATFERLPLEEQEQEGMQLQQQVTSGTNNSNTAGGGSSGGGDGNNSGSQSSQAMAEHGSMPVYNLPPNLLPNGQMPHEVFWGPPPRPPPSF